The following coding sequences are from one Mytilus trossulus isolate FHL-02 chromosome 8, PNRI_Mtr1.1.1.hap1, whole genome shotgun sequence window:
- the LOC134680880 gene encoding dynein regulatory complex protein 10-like, protein MATTAMRTQTLTGSVATEPILNMKLTVPVPPQKGGPGKIRNRLRLDPARALEPARKKIATVEAQRVMSVFEDTIQRIEISSMIPYILENLDRFRISFGIELCTLLENHSIIIGSYNEIKEQLDRQMQRNRIRSASSVRSEASQDQQNEMNETQPTAEDDEDQDSNYGGQSPPQSPVNKPPSRGSSASSRRSNPSVASFDSQTERTMRSLSLVAQQLSSSCKNILRQFQINGSAFNSVKTHFHARPKESTQLLSYMNDLRDILLNKLLTTPEEEKERMAYIQEVSERERNNATIIAKMEEELDAAVADKEEEMKKKNDVIKKLQTELQQIINFSKENIGRIKNEQDKQESADKKNHEGKVQRLQNEIVQLKTQLQNLVLEHREKEQDLRRMKFKVESQVEGLIQKYDGEMNERQEEYEEIEAAYNAQKKQLDEVEERFKTMSAEYDQIQEERRLAREKREAAEREMALMVKAATTIQAFWRSFKVRKALKARKKKGGGKKGKK, encoded by the exons ATGGCCACCACAGCAATGcgaacacaaacattaacaggtTCAGTTGCCACAGAACCAATTTTAAACATGAAACTAACAGTTCCCGTACCCCCTCAAAAGGGAGGACCAGGGAAAATAAGAAACAGGCTTCGTTTAGATCCAGCGAGGGCATTAGAacctgcaagaaaaaaaatagcaacaGTTGAAGCACAGCGAGTGATGTCAGTATTTGAGGACACAATACAAAGAATAGAAATTTCCTCAATGATCCCATATATTCTTGAAAATTTGGACAGATTTAGAATTAGCTTTGGGATAGAACTCTGCACCTTGTTAGAAAACCACAGTATTATAATCGGTAGTTACAATGAGATCAAAGAACAGCTTGATAGGCAAATGCAAAGGAATAGAATACGATCCGCAAGTTCTGTCAGAAGTGAAGCATCACAAGATCAACAAAATGAGATGAATGAAACTCAACCTACTGCTGAAGATGACGAAGATCAAGATTCAAATTATGGAGGCCAAAGTCCCCCACAGAGTCCTGTTAACAAGCCTCCATCTAGAGGTAGCAGTGCAAGCAGCCGAAGATCTAATCCTTCTGTTGCTAGTTTTGACAGCCAAACAGAACGTACAATGCGTAGTTTGAGTCTGGTAGCTCAGCAACTTAGTTCCTCATGTAAAAACATTCTTAGACAATTTCAGATAAATGGGAGTGCATTTAATTCTGTTAAGACCCACTTTCATGCACGACCTAAAGAGAGTACACAGCTTCTATCTTACATGAATGATTTGAGAGATATCTTATTGAACAAACTGTTAACAACACCTGAAGAAGAGAAAGAGCGAATGGCTTACATTCAGGAAGTTTCAGAAAGAGAGAGAAACAATGCTACTATCATTGCAAAGATGGAAGAGGAACTTGATGCTGCAGTTGCAGATAAAGAAGAGGAg atgaagaagaaaaatgaTGTGATCAAGAAGCTACAGACCGAGTTACAACAAATAATAAACTTTTCCAAAGAAAATATAGGAAGGATTAAGAATGAACAGGATAAACAAGAATCAGCTGATAAAAAGAACCATGAAGGAAAAGTACAAAGGCTTCAGAATGAAATTGTACAACTAAAAACCCAGCTTCAAAACCTTGTATTGGAGCATAGAGAAAAAGAACAAGATCTAAGAAGg atgAAGTTTAAGGTGGAGTCACAAGTTGAAGGTTTAATTCAGAAATATGATGGTGAAATGAATGAGAGACAG GAGGAATATGAAGAAATAGAAGCAGCATATAATGCTCAGAAGAAACAGTTGGATGAAGTAGAAGAAAGATTCAAAACTATGTCAGCTGAATACGACCAAATTCAGGAAGAGAGGAGACTGGCTCGTGAGAAACGTGAAGCTGCTGAGCGTGAGATGGCTCTTATGGTTAAAGCTGCCACTACAATCCAAGCTTTCTGGAGATCATTCAAAGTCCGTAAAGCACTTAAAGCAAGGAAGAAGAAAGGAGGTGGCAAGAAAGGAAAGAAATAG
- the LOC134680881 gene encoding bolA-like protein 2, whose amino-acid sequence MAITCSQLEDKFRSQLGATHVDVVDMSDGCGSKFKAIIVSPQFEGKPLLQRHRLVNSTIEEEMKIIHAFEMKTWTPEQYEKQKNNV is encoded by the exons ATGGCAATTACTTGTAGTCAGCTTGAAGACAAATTTAGATCCCAGCTTGGCGCCACACATGTT GATGTTGTGGACATGTCTGATGGCTGTGGGTCGAAGTTCAAAGCTATAATTGTATCACCTCAATTTGAAGGCAAACCATTATTACAAAGACACAG ATTAGTTAACTCAACCATTGAAGAAGAAATGAAAATcatacatgcatttgaaatgaaaacttGGACACCTGAGCAGTATGAAAAACAGAAGAATAATGTTtga